In Chryseobacterium lactis, a single genomic region encodes these proteins:
- the mutY gene encoding A/G-specific adenine glycosylase: MEKNRTATDFLHVGNRLLDWYRNNARDLPFRQTKDPYKIWICEIVFQQTRINQGLNHYNNFIERFPDVETLAEAEENEVLLYWKGLGYYSRAINIHTAAQQIMNDYHGAFPSQYEEILKLKGVGKYTAAAVSSICFGGKMPAVDGNFYRVLSRFFADDFDISNSRAFTYFSELATLVMPENVGDFNQAMMDLGSEICKPKNPLCDECPINEDCLAFSLQKISEYPVKTKKVKAEDLALTYYFVHRNGEFLIRQRKDDFIWKKLFEFPDAISEDMEPFITNSKTITHKLTHKNLSIEILNVEVTSEKIWNDFITDNQYLITDVEGSHEKSFPKPLENYIQNSLKD; the protein is encoded by the coding sequence TTGGAAAAAAATAGAACAGCCACAGATTTTCTGCATGTGGGAAACAGGCTTTTGGATTGGTATAGAAATAATGCACGGGATCTGCCTTTCAGACAGACAAAAGACCCCTATAAAATCTGGATCTGCGAAATTGTATTTCAGCAGACAAGAATCAATCAAGGGCTTAATCATTACAATAATTTTATCGAAAGATTTCCGGATGTAGAAACCTTGGCAGAAGCTGAAGAAAATGAGGTCTTATTGTACTGGAAAGGTCTGGGATATTATTCCAGAGCGATTAATATTCATACTGCTGCCCAACAGATTATGAATGATTACCATGGAGCATTTCCCTCTCAGTATGAAGAAATTCTGAAATTAAAAGGAGTAGGGAAATACACGGCAGCTGCAGTTTCCAGCATTTGTTTTGGAGGAAAGATGCCTGCCGTAGATGGTAATTTCTATCGGGTTCTGAGCCGTTTCTTTGCTGATGATTTTGATATTTCAAATTCAAGAGCTTTTACTTATTTTTCAGAATTAGCCACTTTGGTGATGCCTGAAAATGTAGGCGATTTCAATCAGGCGATGATGGATCTCGGCTCTGAAATATGCAAACCCAAAAATCCTCTTTGTGATGAATGCCCTATTAATGAAGATTGTCTGGCTTTTTCCCTTCAGAAAATATCAGAATATCCGGTAAAAACTAAAAAAGTAAAGGCGGAAGATCTTGCCTTAACCTATTATTTTGTTCACAGAAATGGAGAATTTTTGATCCGCCAGAGAAAAGATGACTTTATCTGGAAGAAGTTATTTGAATTCCCGGATGCTATTTCTGAGGATATGGAACCATTCATTACAAATTCCAAAACCATTACCCATAAGCTGACTCATAAGAATTTAAGCATTGAAATATTGAATGTTGAGGTGACTTCCGAAAAGATCTGGAATGATTTTATCACTGATAATCAATACCTCATTACCGATGTGGAAGGATCTCATGAAAAATCGTTTCCAAAACCTTTGGAAAATTACATTCAAAACTCTCTGAAAGACTGA
- a CDS encoding peptidylprolyl isomerase: MTNKLKITFLLGIFMMIFSSNMMNAQLKPGDLVDGIAAVIGNEIVLESDVTEQMNYGKQQGANNTDKCEFLENLISNKLLVYEAKKDTLIENRSAAIKEQANAKYRQLLSQFPDEKALLAAYKFRNSYEMKNAIEKIDIDQYYGQAKYQRVTDKADVTPNEVTDFYNLYKTQLPQVKDEVTLAQIMIYPTLKEAHKQELINRLKKIKQDILGGETFESQARIYSEDEGSASNGGLYKNINKGQMVKPFEAAALNLQDNEISDPVESEFGYHIIQLLKRSGKVYDARHILLKATPTEDEIKTAKAKLDSIRGLIQNGKMTFKDAAFKFSDDKRTKFNAGIIPGADGSDKIERESIPGTISYELAGLNKGDITTAFEDDENRRKAVKIIKVEDVIPAHQITLETDFSRIKQMALNKKKNEMVEKFVNSKLPTTFISIDGRYDNCNFKSNWKKESIKK, encoded by the coding sequence ATGACAAATAAACTAAAAATCACTTTTCTCCTTGGGATTTTCATGATGATATTCTCTTCAAATATGATGAACGCCCAGTTAAAACCAGGAGATTTGGTGGATGGTATTGCTGCTGTTATCGGGAATGAGATTGTCTTGGAATCTGATGTAACTGAACAGATGAATTATGGGAAACAGCAGGGAGCTAATAACACAGACAAATGTGAGTTCCTGGAAAACCTTATCAGTAATAAACTTCTTGTATACGAAGCAAAAAAAGATACTTTAATTGAAAACCGTTCTGCCGCTATCAAAGAGCAGGCTAATGCAAAATACCGTCAGTTGCTTTCTCAATTTCCGGATGAAAAGGCATTGCTTGCCGCTTATAAGTTCAGAAATTCTTATGAAATGAAGAACGCAATCGAAAAAATCGATATTGACCAATATTACGGGCAGGCAAAATATCAGAGAGTTACAGATAAAGCGGACGTAACGCCAAATGAAGTTACTGATTTCTATAATCTATACAAAACGCAGCTGCCTCAGGTAAAAGATGAGGTTACATTAGCACAGATTATGATATATCCTACATTGAAGGAGGCTCACAAACAAGAACTTATCAATAGATTAAAAAAGATCAAACAAGATATTCTTGGAGGTGAAACCTTTGAAAGCCAGGCTAGAATTTATTCTGAAGATGAAGGATCTGCTTCTAACGGAGGATTATATAAGAATATCAATAAAGGGCAGATGGTGAAGCCGTTTGAAGCTGCAGCATTAAACCTTCAGGATAATGAAATTTCAGATCCTGTAGAATCGGAATTCGGATATCATATCATTCAGTTGTTAAAGAGATCAGGAAAAGTATATGATGCAAGACATATCTTGTTGAAAGCTACTCCTACTGAGGATGAAATTAAAACGGCAAAAGCAAAATTAGATAGTATCAGAGGTCTGATCCAGAATGGGAAAATGACATTTAAGGATGCAGCATTTAAATTCTCGGATGATAAAAGAACAAAATTCAATGCCGGGATTATTCCTGGAGCAGATGGTTCTGATAAAATTGAAAGAGAAAGTATTCCGGGAACAATCAGCTATGAATTGGCAGGTTTGAACAAAGGAGATATTACCACAGCTTTTGAAGATGATGAAAACAGAAGAAAAGCAGTTAAAATCATAAAAGTAGAAGATGTTATTCCTGCACACCAGATTACATTGGAAACAGATTTTAGCCGAATCAAGCAAATGGCTCTCAATAAGAAGAAAAATGAAATGGTAGAGAAGTTTGTAAATTCCAAATTACCGACAACTTTTATTTCTATTGACGGACGTTATGATAATTGTAATTTCAAGTCCAATTGGAAGAAAGAATCAATCAAAAAATAA
- a CDS encoding PfkB family carbohydrate kinase, producing MKLLVVGSVAFDAIETPFGKTDKILGGAATYIGITSSILGVKSGIVSVVGGDFPQEHLDMFTNREVNIEGIEIVKEGKTFFWSGRYHNDLNTRDTLATEVNVLENFDPKIPDSMQDAEILLLGNLHPGVQLSVLEKMNNRPKLVILDTMNFWMDCAWDILMDMIAKTDVITINDEEARQLSGEYSLVKAAKKIHTMGPEYVIIKKGEHGALLFHDGKVFAIPALPLEDVFDPTGAGDTFAGGFAAYLAKKGKIDFETMKSALIVGSAMASFTVEKFGTQRIEEVNESDMFSRLRQFKELTTFDVELQ from the coding sequence ATGAAACTTTTAGTTGTAGGAAGTGTTGCATTTGATGCAATTGAAACACCATTTGGTAAAACGGACAAAATTTTAGGCGGAGCTGCCACTTATATTGGGATTACTTCATCTATTTTAGGCGTTAAATCGGGTATCGTTTCTGTAGTAGGAGGAGACTTTCCACAGGAACATCTTGATATGTTCACAAACAGAGAAGTAAACATCGAAGGAATTGAAATCGTAAAAGAAGGAAAAACATTCTTTTGGTCAGGAAGATACCACAATGACTTGAATACCAGAGATACGCTGGCTACAGAGGTGAATGTGCTGGAAAATTTTGATCCGAAAATTCCGGATTCAATGCAGGATGCCGAAATTTTATTACTAGGGAACCTACACCCTGGAGTTCAGTTATCTGTATTGGAAAAAATGAACAACCGTCCTAAACTTGTTATCCTTGATACCATGAATTTCTGGATGGATTGTGCCTGGGATATTTTGATGGATATGATTGCAAAAACTGATGTAATCACCATCAATGACGAAGAGGCAAGACAACTTTCAGGAGAATATTCTTTAGTAAAAGCTGCTAAAAAGATCCACACTATGGGACCTGAATATGTGATCATCAAAAAAGGAGAACACGGAGCTTTACTTTTCCATGACGGTAAAGTATTTGCAATTCCTGCACTTCCGTTAGAAGATGTTTTTGATCCAACCGGTGCCGGAGATACTTTTGCGGGTGGTTTTGCTGCTTATCTTGCGAAAAAAGGAAAAATCGATTTTGAAACAATGAAGTCTGCTTTGATCGTAGGATCTGCAATGGCATCATTCACTGTGGAAAAATTCGGAACCCAAAGAATAGAAGAAGTAAACGAATCGGATATGTTCAGCAGATTGAGACAATTTAAAGAATTGACGACATTTGATGTTGAACTGCAGTAA
- the gldD gene encoding gliding motility lipoprotein GldD: protein MIKKVIFIFVSLLLISCGKDTAPKPYGELRLEYPAPKYQKFENNCAYTFEYSDFATITAAKKPCWFYLNYPKMKAKLFVTYYPIQNDFAEHIKEAEKMVYEHTIKASSIDTKSFEYPEKKVYGNFYELKGQSASNLQFYITDSTKHFVTAYLYFNTRPKPDSLAPAVNYIKNDMKHLLDSFEWKN from the coding sequence ATGATAAAAAAAGTCATTTTTATTTTTGTATCACTGCTTTTAATTTCATGTGGAAAAGACACTGCCCCGAAACCGTACGGAGAATTGCGTCTTGAATATCCGGCACCGAAATACCAAAAGTTTGAAAACAATTGTGCCTATACCTTTGAATATTCAGATTTTGCTACCATTACAGCTGCCAAAAAGCCATGCTGGTTTTATCTGAACTATCCAAAAATGAAAGCCAAACTTTTCGTGACGTATTATCCGATACAAAATGACTTTGCAGAACACATCAAAGAAGCTGAAAAAATGGTCTATGAACATACCATTAAAGCCAGTTCTATAGATACGAAATCATTCGAATACCCTGAGAAAAAAGTGTATGGGAATTTCTATGAATTGAAAGGACAAAGTGCTTCTAATCTTCAGTTTTACATTACAGACAGTACGAAACACTTCGTAACTGCTTATTTATACTTTAATACGAGACCGAAACCGGACTCTCTGGCTCCTGCAGTAAACTATATTAAAAATGATATGAAACATCTGCTGGATTCTTTTGAATGGAAAAATTAA